CGACTGCCTTTGGCAAGAGCCGCCCACTTGGAATACCCTGTATTTGACAAGAAGTAGGGGAATGATTAAAAAGGTAATAGCTGAAATAGTAAGTGTCAACTCAAGCAGCACAAAAGGATAACAAGATAAGATTTTGCCCCTTCATGAATTATTCGTAGTCAAGACTGGTGTTGcaataaatgttgttaaaCGTCTTTTATAGGGTATTTCCTCGTGTTACCTTTTTATTGCAGGAACTCTGATTTGCGTATCTAGTTGGACTAACATCAGTTGTGTTTACCTTTCTCTTTCACTGTTTATCTCTCATTCTCTTTCCATCTCACTCAATACACGTTGCTCATTTCGCTAGCTAAAAATGCATTTCCTGTCAAGTGTAAAAAGGAAATGATGTGATGCTCTCGAGCTTTAACGTGCAATCAATCattgccgctgtcgctgccacCGTCTCTCAGTATCACTGCCATTTTACAGTCCGACACACACATCTCCCCTTCGCCTCTGAAGTATCACCTATTCGGCTGGCTGCCACCACTCGCTGTCTTTGGTTGGCTGTTTTGCCATCTGCCCTTCGTTTGTGGCGACAAAGTCAACGAAAAGAGTTTATTAAGTATTTGTCAAATGTCAAAGTGCAGCCACATCTAGTCGCCTGCTTCTCGTGCTCATGAATGTACTCACTTTGCACTCGCATTTCCGTTACCGCAATTTCCGCAATTTTGTCGCTTTTGCGATTAAACGAATTCATCAAGTGTAAATCATTTCACTTAGCTCGCTTTCCTATCAAATTCGAatggaatataaatattttgttcacTACTAAAGcgatattaattttcattaaaatgagCTGATTTTATCTTTTTTCATGTTTGCATAATATTACTAAGCTGTTctgcattattattttgaatcgTTTATATAGTTATCATGGACTTATTACATCAAAAAGATATCCGTTAATATGTGTAGTGCAGCTCATAACCCAAGTCGCAATTCTCAACACTTATTTTAGGTACGTACTACTCAACACTTAAAATAAGAAAGTATCGATAAGAGAAGAATGAAATTCGAGAATCGATAACAAAGCGATATTTGTATGTAATCGAactaattaacaaattaattagaaatataccacggataaataattgaaaatatgaatgCACGTATGAATATAAGATTGGATCATTTTTTCCAACTTCATtagtattaaaattttgcattCTTTAGTTTGTTTTGTAGTTTGTAATTCAGCCAGCGGAATTCAGGTTGAACAACGCTTTTTTCTGTCTTCGTTTGTGTCTCTCCCATTTACTCTTTCATATTTTCGCAAAACAGCTGTTTGGGTCTGCCTACGCATCTTGATAGACCTTTGGGGGTACGTGTCTGGAGACAGTAATTGGTCTTTAATGGCCATTCGAATATAATGCTTCAACCTCCGGAGTCGACTACAAAAGAAACAACGAAGACTCCACAAGCGACTTATGAACGCTTCACgcacttttaattttgaaactgAAAGGGGGAAACGCTCGCCTTTTAAGTGTTTactcaacaacaatatcaacaaaataaaaacataaaaaaaaacaacaaactaagAAAAGATGCCTTGAAGACTTAATTCAAATAGGCTCGAAATTCCTTGAATCTATTTAGAGTTTAATTACATTGATTTTAACCACAAAATGAGTTGACAAAATTTTGTTACCCATTTTCGTTAGAAAACCCTTCTTTGTTCATGCTAGGTAACCTTCAATCTTTTGTATTGAATGAAAccgaatttcaattaaaaatccaCTCAATTAGGTTTAAATAACGTTCGGTAATTTGTTCACTATGCATACCCCAAGGTAAAAGTTAACCGCATAATGATGGATTTCTCCTTGATTCTAagtattttagaattttttccTTGACATTTCGCTTGGAAAAGGTTTAAATTTCTCGGTGGGTTACACAACTTCCATTCACTTTTATGCTAcgatatttttgaaaattcacTAAATCAAtagtaaacatttaaattgtgtttaaaTAACGCgtgtaattttatttgtattgtaattgtaacatatttaaaatttgtattggATTCAATTTGATATGAGACGGAgatgtttatttatagtattgcGTTTGGCATATCGACAAGTGGGGAAACGAACAAGGCGACAATTaacaagtaaataaacaaaatcgTAGTTGGCATTTGGGGCATGGACACCGAAACCGCGTTCACGAAAATGGGACAAATGAGACATTCTctgaaaacaacaactaaaaaagtcaccgaaactgaaactgactctgaaacaacacacaaattgaaacAGTAAGTGAAACAGAGACTGAAAGTGAAGCgcgaaactgaaaactgaaaacagaaaacagataactaaaaactgaaaactcaAACTCATGCTGCAAATGAAGCAAACGCTACGTCCCGTCTGACATACAAACTGAGTGGGCAGAAATGAAGTGAAGCAGACGAAATAGCCACAGTAGAGCCAAAGGTGTTGACAGACAATGCGCTGACAAATCACCTAACAACGAGACTGTGCCAAAGGGACGGCGGTTTGGGCAGCGCCACTTGAGATGGCACTGTATCGTGACACGAGGCACGATAAATGTGAACTTACAAACTTAAGAGGAGATGTGTGATTAATCTTTTGATTTGTGTCTACTCTAGTGGGAATCAGTCGACTAGTGTGATGTGTCAGTAGAGATGGCATCGtgacacaaaattaaaattacttgaAAGGAGACACGGatcaacttttcaatttcagtttacTTAAGTGGGAGTTAGTGTCATCTATCATTAAAAGTGACAACTTTTATCCTCACACGCAGTACGAACGGCAATGAACAATTATTGTGTTTTGGAGAGGCAATATAAATGACTGATCAATCTATAAGTGTTTTCTTCTATGGCTAAAAAACACGGGGTCATCTCCAATGCCTTTGCACAGTTCCTCCACAGGTTGACAGCGAGTTGACTGACAGCCTGAAGGCAATAAATCGTGAATTTCAAGtgcaaaaactgaaaatgtgaTGTAATCGAGGATGATTGGCTGAAGAATAACTTATTGGATTTGGAGCACTCAAATGACAATTAAAgacttaattaaataatggCCAATAGGCACACGAGGAAGCGCTGTTAGCGTTgaacttgaaaaaaaaaaacagagcaaaTCCCAAATGGAGATCTGTACTGAAGCCCAACTATCAGCTCGACTATGAAACGAAACCAGTTTGCGACACAATTGTCAAATTGTCAACACGGGCATCTATAAGATACTTTTGTACTTTCGAGATACTTTTGTACTTATTACCGGTTTTGCACGTTGTCAAATGCTTCGTGAGTACGTGTGTGGGTGTAAATGGACAACACCACAGGGCAGCCAAGAGCTAATTCTAGACTACACGCCCGCTCCATATAAAGTGACATGCACGCAGAGCGAACCACATCATTAACCAAACGTCGCTCACATCGCCATCATCAAGTGTTGGCGAGGACGAAAACTACCTTGTAAACTCGACGGATTCGCCCGATAAATTTGCATACCTGTGTGTGTtgcagtgtgtgtgcgtgtgtgccgCGTGTTTCCAAGTTTCAATCAAAGCCAAGTTAACGAGAAAATGGCAAGTCGAGTAAGTTGCTTGGCTAAACCACTTATATccagcgggtataaataccGCCAAGGAAAGGACATCGAACGCAAATCGTGTTACGTGCTAAACTTATAATATCTATGCACATCAAGGAATTTGTAGTTTCTATCACAAGTTTATCAAAGTCGAAGATATTTTATTGTCTAATTCATCTTCAGGCTACACAGCGTGCTCTTTTCTTATCTTTAATTTAGATTGTgaactttattttatgataGATCATTGACTTCATGTATAGGGCAGGATTATATAATACTTGAGTACTACATATAAAATGTCGATCTATTTTACTACGGAGTggacttcattattttttatatagtatactaaaCCTGacgttataaatattattaagacaGTATCCAGTATTAGAATATCTCTTCTAAAGTATCATGTAAatgttcttattttattttaaacaactttatcTTTTAACAAGATATTTTATCTTTGTGATTTAGATAAAGTTGATAGCGATTGATTTAATCTTCAATCATCAGATCAGaatagttttaaattattagatATCATCAGATATCAAAACCCCAATTCAATCCCCAACTTAATCGATCTTAATCGCTTCCTATTCCAGTTTCTGACCGCACTCTCCCTGATGGCGCTCGCTGGCAGCTGTCTAGGTGGCTTCGCAGCCACGTACGCTGGTTACCATCCCGGCTTTGCCACCTATCAGTCAGCTCCCGCTGTCTACCATGCGgcaccagctgctgctctctATCATCAGGCAGCGGCGGCTCCAGTGTTGGCCAAAACGCTGCTGCCAGCTGCACCGATTTACACAAAGTCATACGCTGTGCCCTCGCCCTTTGTGAAGGCTGTTGCCccagttgctgcagttgctccagTTGCTCCAGTGGCTGCTCCCGTTGTGAGTACTTACGCAGCTCCCGCTATCGCTCCCGTTGTGAAGACCGTTGCCCCGATTGTCAAGCAGGTGGAACTGGAGTCTGCGCCCCGTTACGATTTCTCCTATGGCGTCCATGACTCGCTCACCGGCGATATCAAGAGCCAAGTGGAAAGCCGCGACGGTGGTAATGTGGTTGGCTCCTACAGTGTCCTCGATGCCGATGGTTATAAGCGCACAGTGACCTACACCGCCGACGACATCAATGGCTTCAATGCTGTGGTGCACCGTGAGCCTGTGGTTGCTGCCCGTGCTGCAGTCGTCGCACCTGTTGCCACCGCTCCAGTGGTTGCCGCTGCTCCAGTGGTTGCCGCTCCAGCCACATTCCCCGCACCAATCTACTACCCACAAGCCCAGCAGCAAGTGTtccagccacaacagcagctttTCCAGCCACAACAGGTTAATGTCGAGCAGGAGAGCGAAGTTGTGGAGGCACCTCGTCAGCCCGAACAGGAGCCAGCGCCCATTGACTACAcggaggagcagcagcaacagcagcagctttacCCACAGGATCAGCAGTTCCCACCTTATCCATCAGCGTCCCCAGCTCCGGCTGATTCCAGCGATGGCGACAACGATTCCGATGTGGTAGAAGCTCGTGTTGCTAAGGAAAACGGTTCCACTACcccagcttcagctccagctccagtgAACGAGGACAATAAGGAGGAGGACAAAAAGTCGGCATAAATTAAACTGACCACGCTGAATACTTTctgttcaaataaaaaatttattcaaaagcaattgaaattgtatcaCTTTGATAAAATTCAGCTGATGTTTCTAAAATATGCATGTAAAACAcattgcatatgtatgtataaagtaATTTGTGGCAGGAAATCAAATTAACTGCATTTCGATGAAATAaccaagtttgttttaaaaagcaaacaagcaaGTCGTTTTGCTGAATTTGCAGACTCCGCTCGTGTGGATGGTAAATTTCTTCGCTGCAAGTATGTGGATCGTGTTTGTTCACATCACATTTGTAAGcgtgcatttttttttgggcattgcggaatatttaaaaaaaaaaatatggcctcattaatattcttttatatgataaaattatttcaactaCTTGTATTTTTAAGCGAATcaggaaaattaaaaacatttgattCGCACGCCATCTAGCGGATGGtggcattattattttgagcGATCGTGTTAAAATTAACAGCGACACTCGTGTAGCACATTACAACTTTGCATCTTtgattaaatatgtaatattttgACAAATCCAATCTTCAAATACGAGCTcatttttatgcaattaatGTTATCGCTTAAAGCAAAGAGActgtaataaattatacaaaaaaatcatacaaaataattacaataatccTAAAACTggtatacttggtatatttctcTTCTTAAAATAGCATATTTGGAAATCACGCTCTACGGCCACACTATCGATCAAAGcaagcatttcatttaaataaaacggCACTTTTTTAGCGCAAAGCAAAGTAGTCATCGGAATCCAATTCTCTGCTACGTTCTCCGTAATATTACAATCATTTACATCagttttatttcgattttaaagGTGTTCAGATACACAGAGATTTGGTTATATTAGTTCCAAATTTGTAGGGtgaagcaaattaaaaagtttttttgttaaacatattttttatagcgGTGGACCGTACATTAAAATACAGCTAAAGAAATAGAGGTAAGTGAAGTAACAAAGATTGGACGAACAAGGCTGCTGCGCCGCCGCTTCACTAGCAAATGGCGGTCCCATTTTTGCCATCTTTTGCTTTGCGCCTTGAAGCGCATTGGCAGCgcagctgttgcttttgttgttcttacTTTGGCCTTGCGAAGCAGGCTCTGCAAAGAGCAAAAAGGGAGATGAAAACGAAAAGATCGGCAGGCACAAAAGAAATGCCAAAAGTACGCACACAATTGCACGATTCTTgcatgtatatacatatgcgtGTATAATCGTAGCAGGCTTTgatctctgtctgtctctgcaTTTCCTTTGCACACTACTAACAGCAAGTTTTTCATTATAGCTGTAAACTTCTAATCGTGGcagaaacaattttattttaattatcaaaagagaactacaaaaaaaaaaccaataaaatttTCATCATGAACAAAGCGGATGGAAGTACACACCAGGGCCAATATAAGGCAAACTCTCTTAACACGCAGGTAAGAGCGGTCTTTTTAAACTTGCCGTTCAGGTTTAACCTCAACTCTTGCATGTTTGCTTGTTATCTAGGACTCGCGCATGCGCCGCCATGAGGTGACCATCGAGTTGCGCAAATCTAAGAAAGAGGATCAGATGTTCAAGCGTCGTAA
This window of the Drosophila albomicans strain 15112-1751.03 chromosome 2L, ASM965048v2, whole genome shotgun sequence genome carries:
- the LOC117564649 gene encoding uncharacterized protein LOC117564649 isoform X3; amino-acid sequence: MASRFLTALSLMALAGSCLGGFAATYAGYHPGFATYQSAPAVYHAAPAAALYHQAAAAPVLAKTLLPAAPIYTKSYAVPSPFVKAVAPVAAVAPVAPVAAPVVELESAPRYDFSYGVHDSLTGDIKSQVESRDGGNVVGSYSVLDADGYKRTVTYTADDINGFNAVVHREPVVAARAAVVAPVATAPVVAAAPVVAAPATFPAPIYYPQAQQQVFQPQQQLFQPQQVNVEQESEVVEAPRQPEQEPAPIDYTEEQQQQQQLYPQDQQFPPYPSASPAPADSSDGDNDSDVVEARVAKENGSTTPASAPAPVNEDNKEEDKKSA
- the LOC117564649 gene encoding calphotin isoform X1 → MASRFLTALSLMALAGSCLGGFAATYAGYHPGFATYQSAPAVYHAAPAAALYHQAAAAPVLAKTLLPAAPIYTKSYAVPSPFVKAVAPVAAVAPVAPVAAPVVSTYAAPAIAPVVKTVAPIVKQVELESAPRYDFSYGVHDSLTGDIKSQVESRDGGNVVGSYSVLDADGYKRTVTYTADDINGFNAVVHREPVVAARAAVVAPVATAPVVAAAPVVAAPATFPAPIYYPQAQQQVFQPQQQLFQPQQVNVEQESEVVEAPRQPEQEPAPIDYTEEQQQQQQLYPQDQQFPPYPSASPAPADSSDGDNDSDVVEARVAKENGSTTPASAPAPVNEDNKEEDKKSA
- the LOC117564649 gene encoding uncharacterized protein LOC117564649 isoform X2, with product MASRFLTALSLMALAGSCLGGFAATYAGYHPGFATYQSAPAVYHAAPAAALYHQAAAAPVLAKTLLPAAPIYTKSYAVPSPFVKAVAPVAAVAPVAPVAAPVQVELESAPRYDFSYGVHDSLTGDIKSQVESRDGGNVVGSYSVLDADGYKRTVTYTADDINGFNAVVHREPVVAARAAVVAPVATAPVVAAAPVVAAPATFPAPIYYPQAQQQVFQPQQQLFQPQQVNVEQESEVVEAPRQPEQEPAPIDYTEEQQQQQQLYPQDQQFPPYPSASPAPADSSDGDNDSDVVEARVAKENGSTTPASAPAPVNEDNKEEDKKSA